One Argentina anserina chromosome 6, drPotAnse1.1, whole genome shotgun sequence genomic window, CCTATAATTTTCCCCTGAAAGATTGCTACATGCACGTACTTGCGTACCTGACCAATGCCCATAACTATCTAGCTGGTTAATTGTTAGCCATTAAGATATACAAATCTAGCTATTCAATGCCAAAATGATTTATTGGTGGGGTGCAGGTGTCGGCACCTGTTTTCTCCCTTAGATTCGATCAAAAATCAAGTCGTCGATCATGCTTCTGAATTCGGCAATTAAGGTATTTAACGGAAAAATCTGTCGGAGCGTATTGCACTTTCGAATTGGATCAAAAGTACAAATCCTGTTTTGATTTCTTTATAATTAACTCTTGAATAATAAGACAACGGAGTCTTTGATATGCACAGAGATTAATCGATCACCACAAGAATATATACGAGAGGTCAGAGCAAGGGATTGATCTTATGCCGGTAGAAAAGAAAAGCTGATAGGTATATATGGAGAAGCTAGATTATTTTATTGCATATAGAAGGTGAAGCTATAACAGACCTTCCACGTAAACGTAGTAAACAAACATTAACAAAACAAGCTAGATATGCTAAGCTTCCCTGGAACACGTACATTGCCAGAATAACTTGAAGCTATGGGCAAATTTATTGCTTGCCGGAATCTAAACATGCACATTGACCATATTGATCGACATCGTCGACTTATTCTTAGTTGTGAGTCCCGTAACTTGTGATTCAGCAGGTTTGAACTAGGGTTCTGCACTATCAACAGCCTCTCCAGCGTAAGAGCAGCACCTTCTGCATCCTCTTCCATAGTTATAGCGCCTGCAGCAGCCATGGTAACACCTTCCTCCACGTCCCCCTCCGCGGCCGCCACCACCTTGATACCCACCACCATTACCACCTTGATATCCACCGTACTTAGCATCATCTAGGCCACCAACGTTGTTGGAACTTTCAGTGGTCACCCCTGCATGCAAAGCTTAACCaacgtaaaaaaaaaacgaatgTTTAACACTGGATGTATACATTCACTAACTGTATTCAACTATAAATAGTTACCATTTTCCTTCTCAGCAGAAGTCTCAGCTAGGTCTCTGCTTGGAGTGCTTGCGGACACTACAAGGACAAGAGCAACAAATAGAGCCAAGAGAAGAAGAGCTTTGTTGGAACCCATTTTGATATTTCAGTAGTTTCTCCAAATGTGAGTGAGAGATCGAGCTTGGAATGAAGGAGCTTCCTCGCCTCTATTTATAGGGTAAACGAGGTCTGAGAATGTGAGGAAGAGATCGGGAAAGAGATAAGGAGTAACGTCTGTATACAATTGTCCTACTGGCCACGCCCTGTGACATTAATGAGACACATGCTGTGTAGGTGGGCGTTGGAGATCAGGGCCAACTAGCTAGGATATTATATTCTTGCAATAGACAAAGAGAATAAGGACAATTCTAGTATGCCATATATCACATATGACATTTACGTGTCATATATTATATTAGATTGTCGacattatttttataaatgtgGTCAtaacaataatatatatttgatatcgGATGTATTGTATATTAATCCAAAGAATAAAGCCTAAAGGCCTAGAATTTCGGTCCGTCACCTTACAAATATCATATTAACAACTGATTAGAGTATCATTGAGAAGTTAATTATCGATATCATTTAATTTTAAAGATGTAATAACACTTAAATTCGAGTCTCTAGTCTCTACTGAGTACTTCAAATAGTGATCGAGTTTGAACGCTCTTATTATTTTTAACATGCATGATCCAACTGTTATGGATATTCAGAGCCCGGAATATGATCGCATGTGAAAAGTTTATGGGATGCAGTATCTGCCCATACAAGTAGTCGTGTGCCATGTCTGCCTATACATTTTCCggtccattttttttttaccatttcTCAATAGTGATGCAAAGCCTACAATAAAGCTCTTCAATACCACCATTTTTTCAGGGCTCAATGGCTCATATGGGGCTGTTGATATGGTGGAGTACAAAGCTGAACAGAGCTCATAACTTGCTATGGTCCATGGGATTGAGGTCTTCCCAGTCCCTTCAACTGAGTCGGGGACACCATGTTTGTTATCTGTAATGGATCCACTAATATACTAAAGAGGGGAAAAATGGGTTTGTACTGCAATTTACAAAGTTACTTCCTCGATCTTTCATCCACCTTTACTATGTCCACCTAGTCAATCATAAGTTTCAACCTTTCTACACTGCTACAGAAACAAGGACATTTCTGGAGCTGGAATGAAGGGGAGAATATCTTCACCAAACAATTGAAACAATGATACCAGTAGTTTCCCAGAATTCAATTCTTCCTTCCAGACCTGATTGAGGATAGCTGACTTCTTCAGAGACTGAGCATCAGCCCCGTCTTGCCTACCCCTGCCTTTTGGAATGCTCTCATTAGACAAAATTGTAGATGATGAGGGGCCTGCATTGGTATCACCTGAAAGAGCTGGAGTTGTTGTTTCTACTTGCATTGGAGATGGTGAAGAGTTAGTTAAATCAGTTGGGCCATCAGTTGCAATTTTCTTCAGTGGTGGTTGCTGTTCGATGAGATCCACACTTCTCTTCCGTTTATCTTGTGATTAACAATGACACAAAGAGTTAAAACTTTGCTAAATAATTATCTAGAAAAATGAGGTGTGTGCTGTTCTGATTCACGCATATACAAAACAAATGGGTTTCTTTGTCTTGGAGAAGCTTCCTACTTCAGCTTTTCAATTACATAAAAACCTACTATATATAATAACATCTCATGCCCAGAAAGGATAGCAGagaaataccaaaaaaaaaagagagcacATCTTCACTGATTCAAGCATGGTTCTGATGTTGCAATAACCTCCAAACACGGCATGTAGGAGGAGCCTAACCTCAACATATGACTCTACCTTTGCATCTTTCTTCAAGATATACACAAATGTTTCAAGCAAACAATGtaattcatatttttcaaattttacatttttgaTGTGTCCTATTTAGAAGGCATGCAATAGGTACAAAGCAGAATGGTGTGcaaccatatatatgcatgtgtaTTTTGATTAAGCATCAACATCATTgggaaataattaattttaaaccAAGCATACAATAACAGTGAACACTCCCAAAAGTTGAAATGCTGCCACTCAAAAAATAACAAGGAACTAGATTTCTTACTTGACGTAGTGAGAACAACTCTTTCATTGGTCTTCCAGAGAGAATGTGGTACAGGAGATAGCAATGTTGGGAAAATCTTCAGCCTATCATATATGCATTGCCCCGCCGCACTCTGGAATATGAATGACATCAATAGAAATCATTTCCTTAGATATATTAATGGGGTATTTGCTATACAGGTATAAAAAGAGAATCACCAACAGGGCACCGTAAACACGCCAAGCTTCATGCCTCTTTATCTCATTCTTTTGCTTCTCAAGAAGCAGCTCTGGTTCAAGAAGTCGCAAATATGACTCCAGATTTGGCAGTATAAGAAGGTGAACCTACATCGAAAATGCGGCAAAAACAGTTGAATATCCTGACCCCAAAAGTAGGATGATATTTGCCAAACTAAGGAAAGCTAAAAGGTGAATATTTTTAACAAAATGAGATTGTGAGATCAGCATAGCCTAGAAAATGAGTTATATTACTTATATATACAGTTCTAGTTGAATTTTTATTCCTTTTTTGTTGAAGTACACATTTAAGTTTACAAGCATTTCATGGGACATAAATGAAAGGTTTTCTTAGTTAAGGAGCTTGAGATATTACCACACTGGGCCCTAGAGCAGCTAAACCTTGAATTGCACCATAGTGTTGAGTCAAGCTCCGTTTTGGGTCCAAAAATGCATTGACCAAAGTTTTAGTTAGTCTTGACTGTAGAGTGTTATAGACATGCCCAAATCTGCAAcacataaaaacaaaaaggttGAACTCCATGGGTTAAGACGTGAATCTAACACCAAATGATATGTATGAAAGAGATGGCACGTGGAGCAGTATCATAATTTTTGCTAGGCATTCTGATAGCAATAAGTGTGTTACTTCAGTTTCTGAACAGAGAAACAACTCAAACAAATGGTCTCCAACAACAATCTGACACAGTGACCAAAGGATTATCCATAACCTGAACAGTATGTGCACTCAATTATCATTACATAAGGTTGCCTAATGTACCAGGCTAAGAATCAACTGGACCAGGACATGATCGTGAGAAAATTATGAGGTTATAAACTCTAACAAAAGATAAGTCATGAACCTTCAAATCAGCATCATTTACAGAGTTATATGTGAACTTCGCATCAAACAATTCTACTACAATGTGTCAGTAAGAGATGCCAGATGCAATGTAGCAAGCCTAACCTTTTACAAATTGAAGCAACCAGATTCGCCGTGAAGTCTCTAAGCTCCCAATGGTTGTCAGCAAACCTATTGCCCAATCTTTTTGCAACAAGGCAAGTAACTACAGATGGCATCAATTGGTGTAGCTGacaggaaaaaaaagaagccTTCTCAGACTAAAGCTTATATGAGGTTCTTTTAGCAAATTAAAGATAAAAGGAAACCCTTACATAAGGTTCAATGTGAATGTGAGGATTCTGGAGAAGGCTATAtacaactcgcatcagagcaAACAGAAGTGGATAATCACTCAAACCACGAGAAACCTGACATTAATTCAAAACAGCTATTACTAAATGACTTTATACTATCCTCTGGCTATCAGTAATATGCCAAGATTTACCACCTCATCAGCTATAAAGCATGTGAAATAAGGAACCAGCGGATGAAGCCCAGAATCAGTAGACAAGCTCAATAGTGCTTTTTTCAGAAGAATATCATCGGACCTACTCATGACAAGCTCAGTGATTTTGTCAAAATATAGCTGCAAAGGTgatacaaaaaataataaataatactGTCAACAAGCCCGGAAAAATTAATGATACATATAAGTTGACAGTGGGAG contains:
- the LOC126797233 gene encoding glycine-rich protein 3 short isoform-like, with product MGSNKALLLLALFVALVLVVSASTPSRDLAETSAEKENGVTTESSNNVGGLDDAKYGGYQGGNGGGYQGGGGRGGGRGGRCYHGCCRRYNYGRGCRRCCSYAGEAVDSAEP
- the LOC126797231 gene encoding transcription initiation factor TFIID subunit 6 isoform X2; this encodes MSIVPKENIEVISQSIGINNLSPEVALDLAPDVEYRLREVMQEAIKCMRHSRRTELTADDVDGALNLRNVEPLYGFVSGGPLQFKKAVGHRDLFYIDDKDVDFKDVIEAPLPKAPLDTGLVCHWLAIEGVQPAIPENAHVEAPSDGKKYEQKDDGLPVELKLPVKHVLSKELQLYFDKITELVMSRSDDILLKKALLSLSTDSGLHPLVPYFTCFIADEVSRGLSDYPLLFALMRVVYSLLQNPHIHIEPYLHQLMPSVVTCLVAKRLGNRFADNHWELRDFTANLVASICKRFGHVYNTLQSRLTKTLVNAFLDPKRSLTQHYGAIQGLAALGPSVVHLLILPNLESYLRLLEPELLLEKQKNEIKRHEAWRVYGALLSAAGQCIYDRLKIFPTLLSPVPHSLWKTNERVVLTTSNKRKRSVDLIEQQPPLKKIATDGPTDLTNSSPSPMQVETTTPALSGDTNAGPSSSTILSNESIPKGRGRQDGADAQSLKKSAILNQVWKEELNSGKLLVSLFQLFGEDILPFIPAPEMSLFL
- the LOC126797231 gene encoding transcription initiation factor TFIID subunit 6 isoform X1 translates to MSIVPKENIEVISQSIGINNLSPEVALDLAPDVEYRLREVMQEAIKCMRHSRRTELTADDVDGALNLRNVEPLYGFVSGGPLQFKKAVGHRDLFYIDDKDVDFKDVIEAPLPKAPLDTGLVCHWLAIEGVQPAIPENAHVEVLAAPSDGKKYEQKDDGLPVELKLPVKHVLSKELQLYFDKITELVMSRSDDILLKKALLSLSTDSGLHPLVPYFTCFIADEVSRGLSDYPLLFALMRVVYSLLQNPHIHIEPYLHQLMPSVVTCLVAKRLGNRFADNHWELRDFTANLVASICKRFGHVYNTLQSRLTKTLVNAFLDPKRSLTQHYGAIQGLAALGPSVVHLLILPNLESYLRLLEPELLLEKQKNEIKRHEAWRVYGALLSAAGQCIYDRLKIFPTLLSPVPHSLWKTNERVVLTTSNKRKRSVDLIEQQPPLKKIATDGPTDLTNSSPSPMQVETTTPALSGDTNAGPSSSTILSNESIPKGRGRQDGADAQSLKKSAILNQVWKEELNSGKLLVSLFQLFGEDILPFIPAPEMSLFL